The genomic segment GTTCGCCATGCTTATAGCGCTTTTCAATGTCCATCTCATAATCTTTGAGGTCGCCCTTTTTGTAGGGTTTCTGAATGCATCGTCCCGTCGGGGTGTAGTAATGGGCGATAGTGAGGCGTATCATCGAACCGTCGTCAAACTCAATTGGGCGTTGCACCAGTCCTTTTCCGAACGACCGCCGTCCCACCACGATGCCGCGGTCTTGGTCTTGCAGCGCACCGGTCAGAATCTCTGCTGCCGAAGCGGAGTATTCGTTGATGAGCACAATCACTTTTCCGTTGAGAAGTTTTCCACCGCCACGTGCCCGATATTCCTGGCGTGAGACGCGCCGTCCTTCGGTATAGACAATCATATCGCCCCGTTGGAGGAACTCATTGGTTATCTGTACGGCAGACTGCAGATAGCCTCCGCCGTTCTCCTGCAGGTCGATAATGAGATCTTCCATGCCTTGTTCCTTTAGCAGGGAAATACCTTCCATGAATTCCCTGTACGTCGTGGCACCGAAACTTCCGATGCGGATATAGCCGACGCGGGGCTGAATCATATACACAGCATCGACAGTCTTCACGGGAATCTTATCGCGTGTCACAACAAATTCCAAGAGTTCCTTGATGCCTTGTCGCTTCACACCCAACCTCACTTTCGTGCCTTTCTTTCCGCGCAGTCGTTTCATGATGTCTTCGCGCGACATCTTCACACCGGCAATGGCAGTATCGTTCACGTTGACGATACGGTCGCCGGCGAGGATGCCCACTTTCTCGGAAGGACCGTTGAGCACGGTCTGTATGACCATCAGCGTGTCCTCGAGCATGTTGAACTGAATGCCCACACCCTCGAAATTGCCGTTCAGCGATTCGCTCATCGATTTCACTTCCTTCGGCGTGGAATAGGTAGAGTGGGGGTCCAAAGATTTCAGCATGCCGCGAATGGCTTCTTCCACCATCTTCGATTCGTTCACGGTGTCAACGTAAAGATGGTAGATGGCTTGCTCGGCATTCCTCAACTTCTCCATCGGTTTCTTCGCTCCCATCTGAAATTGAGCATTTGCCGGAAGAAAAGCCATAGTCGTGAGTATCAGGAACAATGTGTATCTTACGATACGCTTCCTGCTATATGATTTTTTCTTTCTCATGTTCTTCTTATGCGTTTTCTTCGTCGGGAAGGTCCTCTTCAATAACCAGGTTGTCGATGATGAAGTTCTGCCGTTCCATCGTGTTCTTTCCCATGTAGTATTCCAAAAGTTTCTGCACCTGATCGTTCTTGTGCAGCGTCACCTGTTCAAGCCGGATGTCCGGTCCGATGAAATGGGAAAACTCGTCGGGCGAGATTTCGCCGAGTCCCTTGAATCGGGTGATTTCGGGGTCTGGTCCCAAGTCGGCAATGGCTTGCAGGCGCTCATCATCACTATAACAGTAGCGGGTGATGAAGTCGCCCTTCTTCTCTCCTTTATTAAGATGTGCGTCGGCTTCTTCCAACACTTTTTTCTTCTTGATTTTCGTACGGCGGTTGCGCACACGGAAAAGTGGTGTCTGCAACACATAAACGTGCCCTTTCTTAATCAATTCAGGGAAGAATTGCAGGAAGAACGTGATAATCAGCAGACGGATATGCATGCCATCCACATCGGCATCCGTAGCGACGATGACCTTGTTGTAGCGCAACGTGTCGAGCCCGTCCTCTATATCGAGCGCCGCCTGCAAGAGATTGAACTCCTCGTTCTCGTAAACCACTCGTTTGGTCAGTCCATAGGAGTTGAGCGGTTTTCCACGCAGGGAGAATACTGCCTGCGTGTTCACATCGCGGCTTTTTGTAATGCTTCCGCTGGCAGAGTCACCTTCCGTGATGAAGATACAGCTCTCTTCCTTGCGGTCGTTTTTGGTGTCGCTGTAGTGAATGTAGCAGTCGCGCAATTTTCGGTTGTTCAGATTTGCTTTCTTGGCACGTTCTCTCG from the Prevotella sp. Rep29 genome contains:
- a CDS encoding S41 family peptidase, producing the protein MRKKKSYSRKRIVRYTLFLILTTMAFLPANAQFQMGAKKPMEKLRNAEQAIYHLYVDTVNESKMVEEAIRGMLKSLDPHSTYSTPKEVKSMSESLNGNFEGVGIQFNMLEDTLMVIQTVLNGPSEKVGILAGDRIVNVNDTAIAGVKMSREDIMKRLRGKKGTKVRLGVKRQGIKELLEFVVTRDKIPVKTVDAVYMIQPRVGYIRIGSFGATTYREFMEGISLLKEQGMEDLIIDLQENGGGYLQSAVQITNEFLQRGDMIVYTEGRRVSRQEYRARGGGKLLNGKVIVLINEYSASAAEILTGALQDQDRGIVVGRRSFGKGLVQRPIEFDDGSMIRLTIAHYYTPTGRCIQKPYKKGDLKDYEMDIEKRYKHGELTNPDSIHFADSLKYYTLREHRTVYGGGGIMPDHFVPLDTTKYTRFHRQLTAKNIVINASLKYIDKHRKELKKKYPEFSDFIGRYEVPQSQIDDILAEAKKQKIVPKDDEELQRTLPYLRNQLKALVARDLWDMSEYFRITNETSDIVQKALKLLEN